One window of the Longimicrobium sp. genome contains the following:
- a CDS encoding transposase has product MAFGSFIGRYGGFFRTRTRDNAAVAERYLQGLAQAEEATFAAMATVVEQGCEQQFQHFISNSPWRHEPVVEQIGRDADRLLGGKPTSALIIDESSFIQAGGALGGCCPAMVRPPGQGR; this is encoded by the coding sequence GTGGCGTTCGGTAGCTTCATCGGCCGTTACGGTGGCTTCTTCCGGACCCGGACGCGGGACAACGCGGCGGTGGCGGAGCGCTACCTGCAAGGGCTCGCGCAGGCGGAGGAAGCGACCTTCGCGGCGATGGCGACGGTGGTCGAGCAGGGCTGCGAGCAGCAGTTCCAGCACTTCATCAGCAACTCGCCCTGGCGGCACGAGCCGGTGGTGGAGCAGATCGGCCGTGACGCGGATCGTCTGCTCGGTGGCAAGCCGACCAGCGCCCTGATCATCGACGAGAGCAGCTTCATACAAGCAGGGGGAGCACTCGGTGGGTGTTGC